Proteins encoded by one window of Elaeis guineensis isolate ETL-2024a chromosome 12, EG11, whole genome shotgun sequence:
- the LOC105055804 gene encoding F-box/kelch-repeat protein At3g24760, which produces MTTENRTAGWASLSWDLTELILSYLPLRSIVRAGAVCRQWREVVTDPAFAARAAATCRRRPWFFLYGQNNVVLRKNQAFGFDPDAGEWVALPPSPHPSAVAHVDCFSGAGGFFFATTSSTRFCYAALLRGPWRETSPLHFSRCNPLVGVFAAGGRPRVIVAGGARFVGGLVDIEDRLAVEIYDTASDSWELCPPLPPDFRSGNSSQWLSGALLGGRLFFVFGIYSCSVAAFDVGRRTWTGVQTLRPPGVLFSFLLACGDRLVLAGLCNSPDGPTCFTLWAVDPGTMDFAEIAVMPHDLLASLFDTDDDDTKFASLKCVGLDGLVYVFNEDHHKAYPACVCEITTTATTSSSSATLTENLTCRWRKVPPLPGTVNRFHKVIAFCSPVLLRSVLAADGEVH; this is translated from the coding sequence ATGACGACGGAGAATAGAACGGCAGGATGGGCGAGCTTGAGCTGGGACTTGACGGAGCTGATACTTTCCTACCTTCCCCTCCGCTCGATCGTCCGGGCCGGCGCCGTCTGCCGTCAGTGGCGGGAGGTGGTAACCGACCCCGCCTTCGCCGCCCGCGCCGCCGCCACATGCCGGCGAAGGCCTTGGTTCTTCCTCTACGGCCAGAACAACGTCGTCCTCCGCAAGAACCAGGCCTTCGGCTTCGACCCGGATGCTGGAGAATGGGTCGCCCTGCCACCCTCCCCGCACCCCTCCGCCGTCGCCCACGTCGACTGCTTCTCCGGCGCCGGCGGCTTCTTCTTCGCCACCACCTCCTCCACCCGCTTCTGCTATGCGGCCCTCCTCCGCGGCCCCTGGCGCGAGACGTCCCCGCTCCACTTCTCCCGCTGCAACCCCCTCGTCGGCGTCTTCGCAGCCGGCGGCCGGCCGCGGGTCATCGTCGCCGGCGGTGCGCGTTTCGTGGGGGGGCTCGTCGATATCGAGGACCGACTCGCGGTGGAGATTTACGACACGGCGTCGGATTCTTGGGAGCTGTGTCCCCCGCTGCCGCCGGACTTCCGGTCCGGGAACTCGTCCCAGTGGCTCTCGGGCGCGCTCCTCGGCGGGCGGCTCTTCTTCGTGTTCGGGATCTACTCCTGCTCCGTGGCGGCGTTCGATGTCGGGCGGCGGACATGGACTGGAGTCCAGACCCTCCGGCCGCCGGGGGTTCTCTTCTCGTTCCTGCTCGCCTGCGGCGACCGCCTTGTCCTCGCCGGCCTCTGCAATAGCCCCGACGGGCCGACGTGCTTCACGCTGTGGGCAGTGGACCCCGGGACGATGGACTTCGCGGAGATCGCCGTGATGCCGCACGACCTCCTCGCCTCCCTCTTCGACACCGATGACGACGACACCAAGTTCGCGAGCCTCAAATGCGTCGGTCTGGACGGCCTCGTCTACGTCTTCAACGAGGACCACCACAAGGCCTACCCGGCCTGCGTCTGTGAGATCACCACCACcgccaccacctcctcctcctcggcCACCTTGACGGAGAATCTGACGTGCAGGTGGAGAAAGGTACCGCCTTTGCCGGGGACGGTGAACCGGTTCCACAAGGTGATAGCTTTCTGCTCCCCGGTTCTACTGCGTTCTGTGCTGGCCGCCGATGGAGAAGTTCACTAG
- the LOC105055826 gene encoding uncharacterized protein: MGHKADSANVGCKVLPICDAVSTGSNGGDSSDGSEKDVQKGERRRAVSQMKELLKWAAAARSHKCGSKGWKVLYFRNRVRHPSVKGGCSSSSSMNSSLSLASISGNDRTLVKNSSNHSGNLRSSECDANMLASPKSEEYVRPGRWITTDSDFVVLEL; encoded by the exons ATGGGCCACAAGGCAGATTCTGCCAATGTGGGTTGCAAAGTTCTACCAATATGTGATGCTGTGTCGACCGGCTCTAATGGTGGAGACAGCAGCGATGGCTCAGAGAAAGATGTTCAGAAGGGCGAGCGAAGGAGGGCAGTTTCTCAAATGAAAGAGCTGCTTAAATGGGCTGCCGCTGCCAGGTCCCATAAATGTGGAAGCAAAGGATGGAAG GTCCTGTACTTCCGAAACAGAGTTCGTCATCCTTCGGTTAAGGGCGGCTGCTCAAGTTCGTCATCCATGAATTCTTCCCTATCGCTGGCATCCATTTCTGGAAATGATCGAACGTTGGTAAAGAATTCTTCAAATCATTCAGGTAATTTGCGGAGTTCAGAATGTGATGCAAATATGTTGGCCAGCCCAAAGTCTGAAGAATACGTGAGGCCTGGACGTTGGATAACAACAGACTCCGACT TTGTGGTGCTAGAACTCTGA